In one Steroidobacteraceae bacterium genomic region, the following are encoded:
- a CDS encoding ATP-grasp domain-containing protein, protein MKALRILLLVHESLVPPSDLVSSDESEIEDCRTEYNVMSTLANLGHEVRVLGIGDSLRELRIAIRDWKPDLTFNLLEEFSGIVTYDHYVVAYLELMRQPYSGCNPRGMMISRDKVLSKQVLAYHRIATPRFHVFPRNRKFVAPRRLEYPLFVKSATEDASLGISQASIVTDRARLQERVEFIHHTTASDALVEEYIEGRELYIGVMGNERLTTLPIWEMRFGRLTNVQAGIATRRVKWDPKYQKHHGIETGPATDIKGAAQQRLTQLAKRVYRSLYMSGYARMDLRMKSDGSVFVLEANANPNLTYGEDFAESADVVGMKYPQLLQRIVNLGLSYRPEWRLFES, encoded by the coding sequence ATGAAAGCACTTCGTATCCTGCTGCTCGTGCATGAATCTCTGGTGCCGCCATCGGATCTCGTGTCATCGGATGAATCCGAAATCGAAGACTGCCGGACGGAATACAACGTGATGTCCACACTGGCCAATCTCGGTCACGAGGTCAGGGTACTTGGCATTGGTGACTCGCTACGCGAATTGAGAATTGCCATTCGTGACTGGAAGCCCGACCTGACTTTCAACCTCCTCGAGGAATTCTCCGGCATAGTCACTTATGACCATTACGTTGTTGCCTATCTGGAGTTGATGCGCCAGCCGTACAGCGGCTGCAATCCACGTGGCATGATGATTTCACGTGACAAGGTTCTCTCCAAGCAGGTGCTGGCGTATCACCGCATAGCCACTCCACGCTTCCACGTATTTCCGCGAAATCGCAAGTTCGTAGCACCCAGGCGTCTCGAGTACCCGTTATTCGTCAAGTCGGCCACGGAGGATGCCTCCCTCGGAATATCCCAGGCGTCGATCGTTACGGACCGCGCGCGCCTGCAGGAGCGCGTGGAATTCATACATCACACGACCGCGAGTGATGCCCTCGTTGAGGAATACATAGAAGGCCGCGAACTCTATATTGGCGTCATGGGAAACGAACGGCTCACGACTTTGCCCATCTGGGAAATGCGCTTCGGCAGACTTACCAACGTGCAGGCCGGAATCGCGACACGACGCGTCAAATGGGACCCCAAATACCAAAAGCATCACGGTATTGAGACTGGACCGGCAACGGATATCAAAGGCGCCGCGCAACAGCGTCTGACTCAACTCGCGAAGCGGGTCTACCGCAGCCTTTACATGAGCGGCTATGCGCGTATGGACTTGCGCATGAAGTCTGACGGCAGCGTGTTCGTGCTCGAAGCCAATGCGAATCCCAACCTGACCTACGGCGAGGATTTTGCGGAATCTGCCGATGTCGTGGGCATGAAGTACCCGCAGCTGCTACAGCGTATCGTCAATCTGGGTTTGTCGTACCGGCCGGAATGGCGCCTTTTCGAAAGCTGA
- a CDS encoding NADP-dependent oxidoreductase: MTERNNRVLFKRSPRGLPVADDFDLDSIPVPRPGPGQFLSRTIYLSLDPYYRNVMKNSQIYQDRLSPGEVMVGETVAQIVESRNPDFLIGDYIAVRNGWQDYALSSGQGVRKLDPQIAPLSAWLGVLGMPGLTGYAGTVELGQPRPGETFVVSACTGPVGSTAGQVARMMGARVVGIAGSTAKCRYAVEELGFDDCINYRDGDLTGGLRNACPDGIDVYFDNVGGDTLAAVLGRLAIGARIILCGMIEAYSLDKPPPGPFLGPVVGARATVKGLVVYDHLARQPHLLKVVGGAIRKGTFKYREDVSEGLASAPEAFCRLMRGENFGKALVRVGPHRL; encoded by the coding sequence GTGACGGAGCGCAATAACCGGGTATTGTTCAAGCGTTCGCCACGGGGGTTGCCTGTGGCGGATGATTTCGACCTCGATAGCATACCGGTGCCGCGACCCGGCCCGGGACAATTTCTTTCGCGAACGATCTACCTGTCGCTCGATCCGTATTATCGCAACGTAATGAAGAACAGCCAGATCTACCAGGATCGGCTCAGCCCCGGTGAGGTCATGGTCGGCGAGACTGTTGCGCAGATCGTCGAATCTCGCAACCCGGATTTCCTGATCGGCGATTACATTGCGGTACGCAACGGTTGGCAGGACTATGCGCTCTCATCGGGGCAGGGGGTGCGAAAGCTCGACCCGCAGATTGCACCCCTGTCCGCGTGGCTCGGCGTCCTTGGCATGCCAGGGTTGACCGGCTACGCGGGGACAGTCGAGCTCGGGCAGCCGCGACCAGGCGAGACTTTTGTCGTATCGGCTTGTACCGGACCGGTCGGGTCAACGGCGGGTCAGGTTGCGCGCATGATGGGAGCGCGAGTCGTTGGCATTGCAGGCAGTACGGCGAAATGCCGCTATGCCGTGGAGGAACTTGGTTTTGATGATTGCATCAATTACCGTGACGGCGACCTGACGGGCGGTCTGCGCAATGCCTGTCCGGACGGTATCGATGTCTATTTTGACAATGTGGGCGGCGATACGCTCGCGGCGGTTCTGGGACGACTCGCCATTGGTGCGCGCATAATCCTGTGCGGCATGATCGAGGCATACAGTCTGGACAAACCACCGCCTGGACCCTTCCTGGGGCCAGTCGTCGGCGCACGCGCCACGGTCAAGGGGTTGGTGGTCTACGATCATCTGGCGAGGCAGCCGCACCTGCTGAAAGTGGTTGGCGGTGCGATCCGCAAGGGCACGTTCAAGTACCGTGAAGATGTCAGCGAAGGGCTCGCTTCGGCCCCAGAGGCATTCTGTCGCCTCATGCGCGGTGAGAATTTTGGCAAGGCCCTGGTGAGAGTGGGCCCGCATCGACTCTGA
- a CDS encoding MFS transporter produces MSPAQPKWWQQRRWQIAVLLMLVTAVGSIDRQAMSVTAATLKSGFALSNTDYGLLGSGFLMAYALGQLLSGIVVDRVGTRRALAWAVILWSFAAIGHAASAGFAGLLLARVLLGVTEGANFPAAFKAIAEWFPRAERSMATGLVVAGTGLGLILAPPLAGTLTHYFGWQAAFLVPGVAGLLWVGVWWRRYHLPENHPQISSAERELALRDRVSVAAGTGGLAQQIAMLGHYFRFRQTWGLVLSRFIGDGAFYFFAFWLPLYLQSERGFTLLNVAFAAALPFVCADLGSLSGGWLGQKLIRRGVSVDRSRKSLIWAGCLTTLCAWPVATVSSAPVALLLAAVAIFGIQVKTSSLFPLAADIYPAEHVAKIWGLSGAAGAFGAALFQSVFGVLIDKTGYNVVFVLSSLICIAQALMISLFIRRVEPLELSPAAADKAKAH; encoded by the coding sequence ATGTCCCCGGCGCAGCCGAAGTGGTGGCAGCAACGTCGCTGGCAGATCGCCGTGCTGCTCATGCTGGTTACGGCGGTAGGCAGTATCGACCGCCAGGCGATGTCGGTGACGGCCGCAACCTTGAAGAGCGGTTTCGCGCTCAGCAACACTGACTATGGGCTGCTCGGTTCGGGGTTCCTGATGGCCTATGCCCTCGGCCAGTTGCTCTCTGGCATTGTCGTCGATCGCGTTGGCACGCGGCGTGCACTCGCCTGGGCAGTGATACTGTGGAGTTTCGCAGCCATAGGTCACGCGGCCAGCGCCGGTTTCGCGGGCTTGCTGCTCGCCAGGGTGCTGCTGGGTGTCACCGAGGGCGCGAATTTCCCGGCAGCGTTCAAGGCGATTGCGGAGTGGTTCCCCCGCGCGGAGCGAAGCATGGCGACTGGTCTGGTGGTCGCTGGAACGGGCTTGGGTTTGATACTCGCACCGCCACTCGCCGGCACATTGACTCATTACTTCGGATGGCAAGCGGCCTTCCTGGTGCCAGGGGTCGCGGGGCTTCTATGGGTGGGAGTCTGGTGGCGACGTTATCACCTGCCTGAAAATCATCCGCAAATTTCCAGCGCGGAGCGCGAATTGGCTTTGCGCGACCGGGTCTCCGTAGCGGCGGGAACCGGCGGATTGGCTCAGCAGATCGCGATGCTCGGGCATTACTTTCGCTTCCGGCAGACATGGGGGCTCGTGCTGTCACGCTTCATAGGCGATGGGGCGTTTTATTTCTTTGCCTTCTGGTTGCCCCTTTATCTTCAATCGGAGCGCGGATTCACGCTGCTGAATGTTGCGTTCGCCGCGGCACTGCCGTTCGTTTGCGCGGATCTCGGCAGCCTCAGTGGCGGGTGGCTCGGGCAGAAGTTGATTCGACGTGGCGTCAGCGTTGATCGATCGCGCAAGAGTCTCATCTGGGCGGGCTGCCTGACCACGCTTTGCGCCTGGCCTGTGGCAACGGTATCCAGCGCGCCCGTGGCCCTGCTACTCGCCGCTGTGGCCATTTTCGGAATACAGGTCAAAACGAGTTCCTTGTTTCCGTTGGCCGCGGATATCTACCCGGCGGAGCATGTAGCGAAAATCTGGGGTCTGTCGGGCGCCGCGGGCGCGTTTGGCGCAGCTCTCTTCCAGTCCGTGTTCGGCGTTCTGATCGACAAGACCGGCTACAATGTCGTGTTTGTCCTGTCATCGCTGATCTGTATCGCCCAGGCTTTGATGATTTCCCTGTTCATACGTCGCGTCGAGCCGCTGGAACTTTCGCCTGCGGCTGCCGACAAGGCGAAAGCACACTGA
- a CDS encoding patatin-like phospholipase family protein, with the protein MITFRPIALVVVLALSSACASWPPLGAPSPDYRGETSGGYRFANIVATRRNDGLLLVVATSGGGARAASFAYGVFRQLNADRVPTPIGMLPLAKRIDVISAVSGSSIPAAYWVLHGDDFFREFPEQFLYRNVDKDLRHLFLSPRNLWRLASHRYARGDMFADYVGARYFDEATFAEFIARKDAPFLIINATDLSTGTRFEFTQDKFDLLCLDLARYPIGRAVAASAALPPLATPVTLLNRNGECSESRPGWIAKALLEGSASGRRYQLAQDLSRYLQPDLYPYLHLADGAFADNLGLRVVIDALARLSPGSGSPVPVDNVAANLAVFVIVNASTRAGVAVARSAQAPGEVATLRLAGSVPVDRLAADTRVDLQNELQRWLVLTGRRNEPGPATRVHIIDVDLRDIVDRDRRESLLLLPTNFNLQRRDIDSLICAGGRLLRGSSEYASTLSELGGAKSQDGVREFCVAARWPES; encoded by the coding sequence ATGATTACTTTTCGACCGATTGCGCTGGTGGTCGTCCTTGCGCTTTCGAGCGCCTGCGCGAGCTGGCCGCCGCTTGGTGCGCCATCTCCGGACTATCGCGGCGAAACTTCGGGCGGGTATCGCTTCGCGAATATCGTGGCGACGCGACGCAACGATGGTCTGCTGCTGGTCGTGGCGACCTCGGGTGGCGGTGCGCGGGCGGCTAGCTTCGCCTACGGTGTTTTCAGGCAACTTAATGCGGATCGCGTGCCAACGCCGATCGGAATGCTGCCGCTGGCGAAGCGCATCGATGTCATTTCGGCCGTATCGGGCAGCAGCATTCCGGCAGCCTATTGGGTATTGCATGGAGATGATTTCTTTCGTGAATTTCCTGAGCAATTCCTTTACCGCAACGTCGACAAGGATCTCCGGCACCTCTTCCTGAGTCCGCGCAACCTCTGGCGGCTCGCCTCACACAGGTACGCACGCGGCGACATGTTCGCAGATTACGTAGGTGCCAGGTATTTCGACGAGGCGACTTTCGCAGAGTTCATCGCACGCAAGGATGCACCGTTCCTTATCATCAACGCGACCGATTTGAGTACCGGGACGCGATTTGAATTCACGCAGGACAAATTCGATCTGCTGTGTCTCGATCTCGCGCGGTACCCAATTGGTCGAGCCGTGGCTGCGTCAGCGGCACTGCCACCCTTGGCGACTCCGGTGACGTTGCTGAATCGAAATGGCGAATGCAGTGAATCGCGTCCGGGATGGATCGCCAAGGCGTTACTCGAAGGCAGTGCCAGCGGTCGCCGCTATCAGTTGGCGCAGGACCTGAGTCGATATCTGCAGCCCGACCTGTATCCGTATCTGCACCTCGCAGACGGTGCATTCGCCGACAATCTTGGCCTTCGCGTTGTCATCGATGCGCTGGCCCGGCTTTCACCGGGTTCAGGTTCGCCGGTGCCTGTCGACAATGTTGCCGCCAACCTTGCAGTGTTCGTCATTGTCAATGCGAGCACCCGTGCTGGCGTTGCCGTTGCGCGCAGCGCCCAGGCGCCGGGGGAGGTGGCTACATTGCGGCTCGCAGGGTCGGTTCCAGTAGACCGGCTCGCTGCAGATACGCGAGTCGATCTGCAAAACGAGCTGCAGCGTTGGCTGGTACTGACCGGGCGAAGGAACGAGCCGGGTCCGGCTACGCGTGTCCATATCATCGATGTCGACCTGCGCGACATCGTGGATCGGGACCGTAGAGAGTCGCTTTTGCTGTTGCCGACGAACTTCAATTTGCAGCGACGTGATATTGACAGTCTCATTTGCGCGGGCGGGCGACTGCTTCGCGGCAGCAGCGAGTATGCATCGACTTTGAGTGAGCTCGGCGGCGCGAAGAGTCAGGACGGCGTGCGCGAGTTCTGTGTCGCGGCCAGGTGGCCGGAGAGCTGA
- a CDS encoding peroxiredoxin: protein MTIKVGDKMPAGSFKVMTAEGPKDLTSEQLFKGKKVVLFSVPGAFTPTCSAKHLPGFVQNDAALRAKGVDTIACLAVNDAFVMGAWGKSAGADGKVTMLADGNGDYTRALGLELDARGFGMGMRGQRFAIVAKDGVAIAVEVEGPGEFKVSSAENILTKV from the coding sequence ATGACAATCAAGGTTGGCGACAAAATGCCCGCAGGCAGCTTCAAGGTGATGACCGCCGAGGGCCCGAAGGATCTGACGTCCGAGCAGTTGTTCAAGGGAAAGAAGGTCGTGCTGTTTTCCGTTCCCGGGGCTTTCACGCCGACCTGCAGCGCGAAACACCTGCCGGGATTCGTGCAGAACGACGCCGCGCTGCGAGCAAAGGGCGTCGATACCATCGCCTGTCTTGCAGTCAATGATGCATTCGTAATGGGCGCCTGGGGCAAATCGGCTGGAGCCGATGGCAAGGTCACGATGCTCGCCGACGGTAACGGAGACTATACGCGGGCGCTCGGGCTCGAGCTCGACGCTCGCGGGTTTGGCATGGGCATGCGCGGCCAGAGATTCGCAATCGTCGCGAAGGACGGCGTTGCGATTGCGGTCGAGGTGGAAGGGCCTGGGGAATTCAAGGTGTCATCAGCCGAGAATATCCTCACCAAGGTGTAG
- a CDS encoding KUP/HAK/KT family potassium transporter, producing the protein MDSEHSGRRGLAIAALGVVFGDIGTSPLYARQACLDVSPGMSRPEAVLGILSLIVWSIVAVICIKYLSIVLRADNRGEGGVLALSTLVSALDLPRGRRAILYLGMLGAALFFADGAITPAITVLSAVEGLSVNHVDSPRHLVIIALLIIAVLFAAQPRGTERIGRSFGPIMVIWFLALAALGIRMIVQVPTILRALNPVHALRFLESHSSVALPVLGAVFLAVTGGEALFADLGHFGRTPIRLAWYCLVLPALILNYLGQGALVLANPAAAVKPFFMLVPEPLLGGMVVLAAVASVIASQAVISGVFSVSYQAIRLGRLPRLEVRHSSEQTMGQVYLPFFNLLLWLATSALVIGFASSNALAGAYGIAISLAMLIDAVLVMLWLWAGRIRWASIILPVMLAALLIDAMFVMANAGKLSGGGWVPLALAAAAFAAMLSWTRGVAVLRKQLQRDEHSVRELQQELLRAKPALIDGTAIYLSASARGVPRSLWRNIEQFGAIHRNVILLTIVTEESPRVDDRRRMEITHLLPGITRITSHYGFMERPTVADIVYAAERQGVSCDLASSVYFVGVTSVAFGRSGMSGWQKRLFAFMLRNARHATAFYGVPDRNLLEIGSRVRI; encoded by the coding sequence ATCGACTCTGAGCATTCCGGTCGCCGCGGTCTCGCCATTGCCGCACTCGGCGTCGTATTCGGCGACATCGGCACGAGTCCACTCTACGCGCGTCAGGCCTGCCTCGATGTTTCGCCAGGAATGTCGAGGCCCGAAGCCGTACTCGGAATTCTTTCGCTCATCGTCTGGTCGATTGTTGCCGTCATCTGCATCAAATACCTGAGTATCGTTCTGCGCGCCGACAATCGGGGGGAAGGTGGCGTGCTGGCGCTTTCGACTCTGGTCTCGGCACTGGACCTTCCGCGCGGACGACGCGCAATCCTGTACCTTGGCATGTTGGGCGCCGCATTGTTCTTTGCCGATGGTGCGATAACACCGGCAATTACGGTGTTGAGTGCGGTCGAGGGGCTCAGCGTCAATCATGTGGATTCACCAAGGCACCTCGTCATTATCGCGTTGCTGATCATTGCAGTGCTGTTTGCCGCACAGCCACGCGGCACTGAGCGCATCGGTCGAAGCTTCGGTCCCATCATGGTGATCTGGTTCCTGGCGCTGGCTGCGCTCGGTATTCGCATGATCGTGCAGGTGCCGACAATTTTGAGGGCGCTCAATCCAGTCCACGCGCTGCGTTTCCTCGAGTCGCATTCAAGTGTCGCGCTGCCCGTTCTGGGGGCCGTATTCCTCGCCGTGACCGGCGGCGAGGCGCTGTTTGCGGATCTCGGTCATTTCGGAAGGACGCCGATACGACTTGCGTGGTACTGCCTGGTGTTACCGGCACTGATATTGAATTATCTCGGGCAGGGTGCCTTGGTATTGGCCAACCCGGCCGCCGCTGTCAAACCTTTTTTCATGTTGGTGCCGGAGCCTCTGCTTGGCGGGATGGTCGTACTGGCGGCCGTCGCCTCGGTCATCGCCTCCCAAGCCGTCATATCCGGCGTCTTCTCGGTTTCCTACCAGGCGATACGGCTTGGGAGATTGCCGCGCCTTGAGGTACGGCACTCATCCGAACAGACTATGGGCCAGGTCTATCTGCCATTTTTCAACCTGCTGCTGTGGCTTGCGACCAGCGCACTAGTGATTGGATTCGCGAGCTCCAATGCGCTCGCGGGCGCTTACGGAATTGCAATATCGCTTGCGATGTTGATCGATGCAGTGTTGGTCATGCTGTGGCTCTGGGCGGGCCGGATCCGATGGGCCAGCATCATCTTGCCGGTCATGCTGGCGGCACTTTTGATCGATGCGATGTTCGTGATGGCGAACGCCGGCAAGCTTTCGGGCGGTGGTTGGGTACCGCTCGCACTGGCCGCCGCCGCGTTCGCAGCCATGTTGTCCTGGACGCGGGGCGTCGCGGTGTTACGCAAGCAGTTGCAACGCGACGAGCACAGCGTTCGGGAGCTGCAGCAGGAGCTGCTGCGCGCCAAGCCTGCACTGATCGATGGCACGGCCATTTACTTGTCCGCAAGCGCACGGGGCGTTCCACGTAGTCTCTGGCGCAATATCGAGCAATTCGGCGCAATTCACCGCAATGTGATTCTGCTGACTATCGTTACCGAGGAGTCTCCGCGCGTCGATGACCGGCGACGGATGGAGATTACGCATCTGCTGCCGGGTATTACCCGGATCACCTCCCACTATGGCTTCATGGAGCGACCCACGGTAGCTGACATTGTCTATGCTGCCGAGCGTCAGGGCGTAAGTTGCGATCTCGCCTCGAGCGTGTATTTCGTAGGTGTCACTTCGGTCGCATTTGGGCGATCGGGGATGTCAGGTTGGCAGAAGCGCCTGTTCGCGTTCATGTTGCGAAATGCCCGCCACGCGACCGCCTTTTATGGGGTGCCGGACAGAAACCTGTTGGAAATCGGTAGTCGCGTCCGGATCTAG
- a CDS encoding universal stress protein — protein sequence MQQIRRILVAVDPGEDNSALMAKAVRLARGLDAAVKVCCCDSVSLPQARRYLDAPSFQRAADNYRNLHTERLERLVEPLRRASVDVTVDVRCEAGWSLADAIARAASDYHADLIMKRAAHVPAIRRRLFSNADWQLIRRCPVPLLLTHDRPWNATTMRVAAALDPGHPSDPDDSVDRELLAALTLLRSKFTAEVLAIHVIPSPDTLFMALDLAATAPAAVNESAREFDQMREQRVACLAAIIRRSGLAGDIARIIDGDPIAVLPKFVAQSGIDIFIVGAKSRGDANRAIIGGTAEKLLDRIDADLLIISPDAKRADASQSAL from the coding sequence ATGCAGCAGATCCGGCGAATCCTGGTCGCCGTCGATCCGGGCGAAGATAACAGCGCGCTGATGGCAAAGGCGGTCCGCCTTGCCCGCGGTCTCGACGCTGCGGTGAAGGTGTGTTGCTGCGACAGCGTCTCGCTTCCGCAGGCGCGCCGCTATCTCGATGCGCCCAGTTTTCAAAGGGCAGCCGACAACTACCGCAACCTGCATACTGAGCGTCTGGAACGCCTGGTTGAACCGCTGCGGCGCGCGAGTGTGGATGTAACAGTCGATGTGCGTTGTGAAGCGGGTTGGTCACTGGCGGATGCAATCGCGCGCGCGGCGAGCGATTACCACGCCGACCTCATAATGAAGCGCGCTGCCCACGTGCCTGCAATTCGTCGGCGCCTTTTCAGTAACGCAGACTGGCAATTGATACGCCGATGTCCGGTGCCGCTGCTGTTGACGCACGATAGGCCATGGAACGCAACGACCATGCGCGTGGCCGCGGCTCTGGATCCCGGTCATCCCTCGGACCCGGATGATTCCGTCGATCGTGAGTTGCTCGCTGCGCTCACGCTCTTGCGTTCGAAATTTACGGCCGAGGTCCTGGCCATCCACGTGATTCCTTCCCCGGATACCTTGTTCATGGCGCTGGATCTCGCCGCTACCGCACCCGCTGCAGTCAACGAATCCGCAAGGGAATTCGATCAAATGCGGGAGCAGCGGGTCGCATGTCTGGCGGCGATCATTCGGCGATCTGGACTTGCGGGAGACATCGCAAGGATAATCGATGGCGACCCAATTGCCGTGCTGCCGAAATTCGTCGCGCAATCAGGGATCGACATCTTCATAGTCGGCGCAAAATCGCGAGGCGACGCCAACCGAGCGATCATCGGCGGGACCGCAGAGAAGCTGCTGGACCGAATCGATGCCGACTTGTTGATCATCAGTCCTGACGCAAAGCGCGCAGACGCGAGTCAATCTGCACTCTAA
- a CDS encoding dihydroorotase family protein: MSDKKYDLLIRNARVVRPNRTSVQRVDIAVSDGKIAKMGKGIPARSARDSMDALDQLVFPGLVDPHMHCGIYSPLAEDALSESRAAAQGGVTSSLNYMRTGGYYMQRGGPYAEVYPEVLDISRDRFYVDYAYHLAPLDRTHIGEIDMLIEKYGVTSFKIFMFYGGYGLHGASNSQHEFLMIGKDEKYDIAHFEFVMRGVQRAMERHPSIKDSISLSLHCELADILNAYTRMVESGARKTDLSTYLTGETDDPQCQHCAPLTGLRAYSAARPPHSEGLAITIASYLAHETSCLNINLLHLTSRKAVEAALKMAKAFPRVDFRREVTIGHLVLDYDTPVGSRAKVNPPIRSREDVEYLWQALLDGKLDWVCSDHACCRTEAKLGDSGERDVFVAKSGFGGTEFLLPALITEGKPRGLSYNRMAELTSWNPARRFGLHGKGDIAAGYDADLVFVDPNKSFTASGAMSESSQGYSVFEGMQMSASITRTMLRGQTIYENGKVIGKPKGRYLHRPYGAVT; this comes from the coding sequence ATGTCCGACAAGAAATACGACCTGTTGATCAGGAACGCGCGAGTCGTGCGACCCAATCGCACCAGTGTGCAACGCGTGGATATCGCCGTCAGTGACGGCAAGATTGCGAAGATGGGCAAAGGCATCCCGGCCCGCAGCGCCCGCGACTCCATGGACGCCCTCGATCAGTTGGTATTTCCGGGACTCGTCGATCCGCACATGCATTGCGGAATCTATTCGCCGCTTGCCGAAGATGCGTTGAGCGAGTCGCGGGCCGCGGCACAGGGTGGCGTGACGTCAAGTCTCAACTACATGCGCACGGGCGGCTACTACATGCAACGCGGCGGTCCGTATGCGGAAGTCTACCCGGAGGTTCTCGATATCTCGCGGGACCGGTTCTATGTCGATTACGCCTATCACCTTGCGCCGCTCGATCGGACGCATATCGGTGAAATCGACATGCTCATCGAAAAGTATGGCGTCACCTCGTTCAAGATCTTCATGTTCTACGGTGGCTATGGCTTGCACGGCGCATCGAATTCGCAGCACGAATTCCTGATGATAGGCAAGGATGAAAAATACGACATCGCCCACTTCGAGTTCGTCATGCGCGGCGTGCAGCGTGCGATGGAACGTCATCCGTCAATCAAGGACAGTATCTCGCTGTCATTGCACTGCGAGCTGGCTGACATACTCAATGCCTACACGAGGATGGTGGAAAGCGGCGCACGCAAGACGGATCTTTCCACCTATCTCACTGGCGAGACCGACGACCCGCAGTGCCAGCATTGCGCGCCTCTTACCGGGCTGCGCGCATATAGCGCCGCCCGCCCGCCGCATTCGGAAGGCCTGGCGATAACGATAGCGTCCTATCTGGCACACGAGACCAGCTGCCTGAACATCAATCTGCTGCATTTGACGTCGCGCAAGGCAGTCGAGGCCGCGCTCAAGATGGCCAAGGCGTTCCCTCGCGTCGACTTTCGTCGCGAAGTCACCATCGGCCATCTCGTGCTCGATTACGACACACCGGTGGGGTCTCGTGCCAAAGTCAATCCGCCCATTCGCTCGCGTGAGGACGTCGAGTATCTCTGGCAGGCACTGCTCGATGGAAAGCTCGACTGGGTGTGCAGTGACCACGCCTGCTGCCGTACGGAAGCGAAGCTCGGCGACAGCGGCGAGCGCGATGTATTCGTCGCCAAGTCCGGATTTGGAGGAACCGAATTCCTCCTGCCCGCTCTGATTACGGAAGGCAAGCCGCGCGGCTTGTCGTATAATCGCATGGCGGAGCTTACCTCCTGGAATCCGGCGCGGCGCTTCGGCCTGCACGGCAAAGGCGATATCGCGGCGGGTTACGATGCGGATCTTGTGTTCGTTGATCCAAACAAGAGTTTCACGGCAAGTGGGGCAATGTCGGAGTCATCGCAGGGATATTCAGTGTTCGAAGGAATGCAGATGTCGGCATCGATTACCCGTACCATGCTGCGCGGACAGACCATTTACGAAAACGGCAAAGTAATTGGCAAGCCAAAGGGCCGCTATCTGCATCGGCCGTACGGCGCCGTTACCTGA
- a CDS encoding DUF2238 domain-containing protein has product MAPFRKLTLQGAGKCTRVCLAVYLPIWLALAIAPVDRSDWLLENLLVFVAVPYLLGPRARSTLGCGSYVAIYCFLLLHAIGAHYTYSLVPVGDWFNWAAMDRNHYDRAVHFAFGLLITLPMQQHIRPLLQMPVVGQSAVTLAVMLCCSAIYELMEWGAAVLFGGELGIAFVGAQGDPWDAHKDMALAGAGALIALLSQLSGHLAATQNSRTPS; this is encoded by the coding sequence ATGGCGCCTTTTCGAAAGCTGACACTGCAGGGAGCGGGCAAGTGCACGCGCGTTTGCCTGGCAGTATATTTGCCAATCTGGCTGGCACTCGCGATCGCACCCGTCGACCGAAGCGACTGGCTGCTGGAGAATCTACTGGTCTTCGTTGCCGTTCCCTACCTGCTGGGGCCGCGCGCACGCTCAACTCTTGGCTGCGGCTCCTATGTCGCCATCTACTGTTTCTTGTTGCTGCACGCAATTGGTGCCCACTATACGTATTCCCTGGTTCCCGTCGGAGATTGGTTCAATTGGGCCGCAATGGACCGCAACCATTACGACCGCGCTGTACATTTCGCCTTTGGCCTACTGATCACCCTCCCAATGCAACAGCACATCCGGCCTTTGCTCCAAATGCCCGTTGTTGGGCAAAGCGCCGTTACCCTTGCGGTCATGCTTTGCTGCTCCGCGATTTATGAGCTAATGGAATGGGGCGCCGCCGTGCTCTTCGGCGGCGAGCTGGGCATTGCATTCGTGGGTGCGCAGGGCGACCCCTGGGATGCGCACAAGGACATGGCACTCGCCGGCGCAGGCGCATTGATTGCGCTCTTGAGTCAGCTCTCCGGCCACCTGGCCGCGACACAGAACTCGCGCACGCCGTCCTGA